A genomic window from Cyprinus carpio isolate SPL01 chromosome A2, ASM1834038v1, whole genome shotgun sequence includes:
- the LOC109053022 gene encoding E3 ubiquitin-protein ligase RING2-like, with product MTQTIQTNGVQPLSKTWELSLYELQRTPQEAITDGLEIAVSPRSLHSELMCPICLDMLKNTMTTKECLHRFCADCIITALRSGNKECPTCRKKLVSKRSLRPDPNFDALISKIYPSRDEYEAHQERVLARISKHNNQQALSHSIEEGLKIQAMNRLQRGKKHQIENGSGAEDNGDSSHCSNASVHSNQEAGPSIKRTKTSDDSGLDMDNATENGGGDMAMEGGSEIELVFRPHPTLMEKEDSAQTRYIKTSGNATVDHLSKYLAVRLALEEMRKNGEGSPINVEAASEKQYTIYIPTANNQFTVLNGSFSLELVSEKYWKVNKPMELYFAPTKEHK from the exons ATGACACAAACGATCCAGACGAATGGGGTTCAACCCCTCAGTAAGACTTGGGAGCTTAGTCTCTATGAATTACAGAGAACTCCACAG GAGGCCATCACGGATGGTCTAGAGATCGCCGTGTCCCCGCGCAGCTTGCACAGTGAGCTCATGTGTCCCATCTGCCTGGACATGCTGAAGAACACCATGACCACCAAGGAGTGCCTGCACCGCTTCTGTGCCGACTGCATCATCACTGCGCTCAGATCAGG GAATAAGGAGTGTCCAACATGCAGGAAGAAGCTGGTGTCTAAGCGCTCCCTCCGTCCAGACCCTAACTTTGACGCCCTGATCAGTAAGATCTACCCCAGCAGAGATGAGTATGAAGCCCATCAGGAGAGAGTGTTGGCCCGCATCAGCAAGCACAACAACCAGCAGGCGCTCAGCCACAGTATTGAAGAGGGCCTAAAAATCCAGGCCATGAACAG ACTTCAGCGGGGGAAGAAGCACCAGATTGAAAATGGCAGCGGGGCAGAGGACAATGGGGACAGTTCACACTGCAGCAATGCATCAGTGCACAGTAACCAAGAGGCCGGACCCAGCATCAAACGAACCAAAACCTCAGACGATTCTGGACTGGACATGGACAATGCCACGGAGAACGGAGGAGGAGACATGGCGATGGAGGGGGGCAGCGAGATTGAGCTGGTGTTCCGCCCTCACCCGACGCTGATGGAGAAAGAAGACTCCGCGCAGACAAG GTACATTAAGACGTCGGGGAACGCCACAGTGGACCACCTCTCCAAATACTTGGCTGTCAGATTGGCTTTGGAGGAAATGCGCAAAAACGGAGAGGGAAGCCCCATCAACGTAGAGGCAGCCAGCGAAAAACAGTACACCATCTACATCCCTACCGCAAACAACCAGTTCACA
- the LOC109053023 gene encoding protein Niban 1-like, producing MGASSSSLLDESKISYIRGQTEAELKNFSPHYRRQSCVAFFCHLKDEVEQHRAGQAQLLKQKEPLQASEVLYKDSVLFFDDNRKWRERFVVVRADYSLELHDSQESYTKGTAARHKLLPTGGTVLTSEEKYTAVVDKAFPDPNGSKEEPSVPVMAVPGPLPVYLSLPYRRDSYFCFQQEEKRARFVSILNDCIRHQNQDYLKSMECEVQAFLKAVHFYRQEKGHYESWDMLVGSDCQVLANLVMEELLPSLQTELLPKLKGKKPERKRVWFATVEATYELVHEQLREGLESLKNECREATKQQEALIRSDMDQIINSQTFLETKLQALVSEPAVKYCSENVAPYLTSILEELMGPISAGFQAMRLLLEDELTRICKDFPQGGVTEELQSALQQLGRDRMEDCYQHVNVLKEQLQELRNRFKFSNSTRVVHCTQSQMQQLMENAVHTFELLLQSALKDKPDKQDSVMEKAKLRVLKQFDYDSSTIRKKIFQEALVDITLPAIKRNLAPACKTELQNFEQFVFADYTNFVQVENVYDNILLNLLNNEVNKVVKEAASLKKNNLFADSTDLQCVSQSSLADSRTPPLSAPSSPPQRPASVALSLQAEQKITSPSGGSVSEDTHQTDDASVIPTVTITVPSPESVEPTSPLHDSETPQPDVPPTSPNHSSPIPEVSEPDVSSTKPETISSAEDSSASQPETPSSKAKDEVTEGSSVSTDQSVCLNSTAEETPVPLVIASETLNVEEDEESEGASPPKPEVKEECVHVVQPDVNLTVNTEVLPEVCVEDTAVDNKVCEAAPSSDENRKETQDSPALDASPPLDSVPEGPVGGAVALTSELGTHSSAESTDSLEDTADSVQAIRDLIMEVIEVEDVVRPCAENQP from the exons ATGGGAGCATCCTCATCCAGTCTGTTGGACGAGAGTAAAATAAGCTACATACGAG GCCAGACAGAGGCTGAGCTGAAGAACTTTAGTCCTCATTACAGAAGGCAAAGCTGTGTCGCCTTCTTTTGCCATCTAAAGGATGAGGTGGAGCAGCACAGAGCAGGACAGGCCCAGCTCCTCAAACAGAAG GAGCCTCTGCAGGCCTCAGAGGTCCTGTACAAGGACAGCGTGCTTTTCTTTGATGACAACAGAAAGTGGAGAGAGAGATTTGTTGTGGTCCGTGCCGACTATAGCTTGGAGCTACATGATAGCCAGGAG TCATATACAAAGGGAACCGCTGCCCGCCACAAACTCCTGCCAACAGGGGGCACTGTGTTGACCTCAGAGGAGAAATACACTGCCGTCGTAGACAAGGCCTTTCCTGATCCTAATG gTTCTAAGGAAGAGCCCTCCGTTCCTGTGATGGCAGTTCCTGGTCCACTTCCTGTGTACCTGAGTCTGCCTTACAGACGAGACTCATACTTCTGTTTCCAGCAGGAGGAGAAGCGGGCCCGCTTTGTCTCAATCCTGAATGACTGCATTCGCCATCAGAACCAAG ATTATCTGAAGAGTATGGAATGTGAGGTGCAGGCTTTCCTAAAGGCCGTTCACTTTTACAGGCAGGAGAAGGGTCACTATGAATCATGGGATATGCTGGTGGGCTCTGACTGTCAG GTGCTGGCCAACCTAGTGATGGAGGAGCTGCTGCCATCACTGCAGACAGAGCTGTTGCCCAAGCTGAAGGGAAAGAAGCCGGAGAGGAAGAGGGTGTGGTTTGCG ACTGTGGAAGCGACCTACGAGCTTGTACATGAGCAACTGCGAGAAGGTTTGGAGAGTTTGAAAAATGAGTGCAGAGAAGCCACCAAACAGCAGGAGGCTCTCATTCGCTCAGACATGGACCAGATCATCAACTCACAAACATTCCTGGAAACTAAACTGCAAG CTCTTGTATCAGAGCCAGCCGTGAAATACTGTTCAGAGAACGTGGCTCCATATCTGACCTCAATCCTGGAAGAGCTGATGGGTCCGATCAGCGCAGGCTTCCAGGCCATGAGGCTGCTGTTGGAGGACGAACTGACCCGAATCTGCAAGGATTTCCCTCAGGGGGGAGTCACAGAAGAACTTCAGAGC GCTTTGCAGCAGCTGGGTCGTGACCGGATGGAGGACTGTTACCAGCATGTGAATGTCCTGAAGGAACAGCTCCAGGAACTCCGCAACCGCTTCAAGTTCTCCAACTCGACACGAGTAGTTCACTGCACCCAGAGTCAAATGCAGCAG TTGATGGAGAATGCCGTGCACACATTTGAGCTCCTGCTTCAGTCTGCGTTAAAGGATAAACCTGACAAACAGGACTCAGTCATGGAGAAAGCCAAGCTACGTGTTCTCAAG CAATTTGACTATGACAGCAGCACAATAAGGAAGAAGATTTTCCAGGAGGCCCTGGTTGACATCACTCTTCCAGCCATCAAGAGAAACCTGGCGCCCGCCTGCAAAACT GAGCTTCAGAATTTTGAACAGTTTGTCTTTGCTGATTACACAAACTTCGTTCAAGTGGAGAATGTCTATGATAACATACTGCTCAACCTTTTGAATAACGAAGTTAACAAAG TGGTGAAGGAGGCAGCCAGTCTGAAGAAAAACAACCTGTTTGCTGACAGTACTGACCTGCAGTGTGTTAGTCAAAGCAGCCTGGCTGACAGCCGCACGCCGCCCCTCTCTGCCCCCTCCAGCCCACCACAAAGACcggcctctgtggctctctctctACAAGCTGAGCAGAAGATCACCTCTCCATCAGGAGGATCCGTCAGTGAAGACACCCATCAGACAGATGATGCTTCAGTCATTCCCACAGTGACGATCACAGTGCCTTCTCCAGAATCTGTGGAACCTACATCACCATTACATGATTCTGAAACACCTCAACCAGATGTTCCACCAACATCACCTAATCATTCATCCCCCATTCCAGAGGTCTCAGAGCCTGACGTTTCCTCAACCAAACCAGAAACCATCTCATCTGCAGAAGATTCATCTGCTTCACAACCAGAGACACCTTCTTCTAAAGCGAAGGATGAAGTTACAGAGGGATCTTCGGTTAGTACAGACCAATCAGTCTGTCTCAACTCAACAGCTGAAGAAACTCCCGTTCCTCTTGTTATTGCCTCTGAAACTCTAAATGTggaagaagatgaagaaagtGAAGGTGCAAGTCCTCCTAAGCCTGAAGTCAAAGAGGAATGTGTCCATGTTGTCCAACCAGACGTTAACCTGACAGTCAACACTGAAGTTCTCCCAGAGGTATGTGTTGAAGACACTGCTGTGGATAACAAGGTGTGTGAGGCAGCGCCTTCTAGTGATGAGAATAGGAAAGAAACACAAGATAGTCCTGCCCTGGATGCTTCTCCTCCTCTTGACTCAGTTCCCGAGGGTCCGGTAGGGGGCGCTGTTGCTTTAACATCAGAGCTGGGGACCCACAGCAGCGCTGAGAGCACGGATTCACTGGAGGACACCGCTGACAGTGTGCAGGCTATCAGAGATCTTATCATGGAGGTCATCGAGGTAGAGGATGTAGTGAGACCTTGTGCTGAAAACCAGCCTTAA